Proteins encoded by one window of Nasonia vitripennis strain AsymCx chromosome 5, Nvit_psr_1.1, whole genome shotgun sequence:
- the LOC100113798 gene encoding lissencephaly-1 homolog, whose product MKMVLSQRQREELNKAIADYLSANGYQDALEAFKKEADMPGEVERKYGGLLEKKWTSVIRLQKKVMELESKLSEAEKEFIEGAPTRGKRSPSDWIPRPPEKFCLTGHRATINRVVFHPVFSLVVTASEDATIKVWDFETGEFERTLKGHTDSVQDIAFDTSGKLLVSCSSDMTIKLWDFQQSFSCIKTMHGHDHNVSSVTFVPQGDFIVSASRDKTIKIWEVATGYCVKTLTGHREWVRMARISPCGELIASCSNDQTVRVWHIASKETKVELRDHDHVVECIAWAPDCARATINAAAGADNKGAHEGPFLASGSRDKTIRVWDVGSGVCLFTLLGHDNWVRGIVFHPSGKFIVSASDDKTLRVWDTRNKRNMKTLEAHAHFCTSVDFHRNHPYVVTGSVDQTAKIWECR is encoded by the exons ATGAAAATGGTGTTGTCCCAACGTCAGAGGGAGGAGTT AAACAAGGCGATCGCAGACTATCTCAGCGCAAACGGTTATCAAGATGCTCTTGAGGCTTTTAAGAAGGAGGCTGATATGCCCGGTGAGGTCGAGCGCAAGTATGGGGGCCTTCTCGAGAAGAAGTGGACCTCCGTCATTCGGTTACAGAAAAAG GTAATGGAACTGGAATCAAAGCTGTCAGAGGCCGAGAAGGAGTTCATCGAGGGAGCCCCAACGCGCGGCAAGCGATCGCCCTCCGACTGGATACCCCGACCGCCGGAAAAGTTCTGTCTGACCGGTCACAGGGCCACCATCAACCGGGTCGTTTTTCATCCGGTCTTCAGTCTCGTCGTCACCGCCAGCGAGGATGCTACCATCAAG GTGTGGGACTTTGAGACAGGCGAGTTCGAACGGACGCTTAAAGGTCACACGGACAGCGTGCAGGACATAGCATTCGATACTAGCGGCAAGCTCCTCGTCTCCTGCAGCTCGGATATGACTATAAAGCTGTGGGACTTTCAGCAATCGTTCTCTTGCATAAAAACGATGCATGGCCACGATCACAACGTTAGCTCGGTTACGTTCGTGCCGCAGGGCGACTTCATAGTTAGCGCCTCGCGCGATAAGACTATCAAGATCTGGGAAGTTGCAACTGGCTACTGTGTCAAGACTCTCACTGGACACAGAGAATGGGTCAGGATGGCTCGAATTAGCCCCTGCGGCGAGCTCATCGCCAGCTGCTCCAACGATCAGACCGTCAGGGTCTGGCACATTGCTAGCAAAGAGACTAAG GTTGAGCTGAGGGACCATGATCACGTGGTAGAATGCATTGCCTGGGCGCCAGACTGCGCAAGGGCGACCATTAATGCGGCAGCTGGGGCTGACAACAAGGGTGCCCATGAGGGCCCGTTCCTAGCTTCGGGATCGCGAGACAAGACAATCCGCGTCTGGGATGTCGGCAGTGGCGTCTGCCTTTTCACTCTGCTTGGACACGACAACTGGGTCAGGGGCATCGTTTTTCATCCAAGCGGCAAGTTCATCGTCAGCGCATCCGACGACAAGACGTTGCGAGTATGGGACACGCGCAACAAGCGAAACATGAAGACACTCGAGGCTCACGCCCACTTTTGCACCTCAGTCG ATTTCCACAGGAATCATCCTTACGTGGTCACAGGCAGCGTAGACCAGACGGCGAAGATCTGGGAATGTCGCTAG
- the LOC100117742 gene encoding serine/threonine-protein kinase Chk2: METEEHNTPQSLPDTQNADSQAFTQSQDTLTPGNSQPVPRIWGRLCPHDSSFQFQTVVLMKDEYTFGRLPTPHCDISVKDKLPPKKEQVISKIHFRIIRETTVTSNGFEDDVVYLRDESANGTFVNGKLIGKGNTVVLVNNDMIAIAKNNYNVFVYMSTSGYDDSFLPEELRLRYAVSRTLGAGACGEVKLCFSKTGEAGKKFAMKIISKMKVGTSGHKNPVNDEKSIMNEVDICKRLKHPCIIKIEEFFNSPSMVYIILELMEGGELFERIKKNNGLSESNAKFIFYQVVLAVNYLHQNGITHRDLKPENILLTGHEDETIVKVSDFGLSKFVDSQTMMKTFCGTPMYVAPEILKTGGKGAYTSQVDVWSLGVILYCCLSGLVPFKIHDKTMSLYDQILSGKYHFNCSKFFNVSPSAKDLIRRMMTVDPLKRITIQRVLMHPWLRDNEMLTKVNKLLGLTGNENVVPTRPLHNNIPNSVDMPQFKRARLE; this comes from the exons ATGGAGACGGAGGAGCACAACACGCCCCAGAGTCTGCCCGACACCCAGAACGCGGACTCGCAAGCCTTCACGCAGTCCCAGGACACTTTGACTCCCGGCAACTCGCAGCCGGTACCGAGGATCTGGGGTCGGCTCTGTCCTCACGACAGCAGCTTCCAGTTTCAGACCGTAG TTTTGATGAAGGACGAGTACACGTTCGGCCGCCTTCCCACACCGCACTGTGATATCTCTGTAAAGGACAAGCTCCCACCAAAGAAAGAACaagttataagcaaaataCACTTCAGGATAATCCGGGAGACTACTGTCACATCTAACGGCTTTGAAGATGATGTTGTGTACTTGAGAGACGAGAGTGCAAATGGCACGTTTGTTAATGGCAAACTCATTGGAAAAGGAAACACCGTGGTCTTGGTTAACAACGACATGATTGCAATTGCCAAGAATAACTACAATG TATTCGTTTACATGAGTACGAGCGGATATGACGATTCATTCCTCCCTGAAGAATTGAGACTCAGGTATGCAGTATCTAGAACACTGGGTGCCGGTGCTTGTGGTGAAGTCAAACTTTGTTTCTCCAAGACTGGAGAGGCTGGCAAAAAATTTGCCATGAAAATCATATCTAAAATGAAAGTTGGTACCAGTGGACACAAGAATCCAGTCAACGATGAGAAAAGTATAATGAATGAAGTTGACATATGCAAGAGGCTCAAGCAT ccatgcattataaaaatagaGGAGTTTTTTAACTCACCATCCATGGTATACATAATATTAGAATTGATGGAAGGAGGAGAACTATttgaaagaataaaaaaaaataatggcCTGTCTGAAAGTAATgctaaatttatattttaccaAGTCGTATTAGCAGTAAATTATTTACACCAAAATGGCATTACACACAGGGACTTGAAG CCAGAAAACATTTTGTTGACTGGTCATGAAGATGAGACCATTGTGAAAGTTTCAGACTTTGGTTTATCGAAATTTGTAGATTCACAAACTATGATGAAAACTTTTTGTGGAACGCCCATGTATGTTGCGCCTGAAATTCTAAAAACTGGTGGTAAGGGTGCATACACTAGTCAGGTTGATGTGTGGAGTTTGGGTGTTATTTTGTACTGTTGCTTGAGTGGACTTGTTCCATTCAAAATCCATGACAAGACCATGTCATTATATGATCAAATTCTAAGTGGAAAGTACCACTTCAATTGTTCCAAGTTTTTCAATGTTTCACCAAGCGCGAAAGATTTG ATTAGAAGAATGATGACTGTGGATCCACTCAAGCGCATCACAATCCAAAGGGTCCTTATGCATCCTTGGTTGAGAGATAATGAAATGCTTACCAAAGTGAACAAATTGTTGGGCCTTACAGGCAATGAGAATGTTGTACCTACTCGACCATTACATAATAATATTCCTAACAGTGTTGATATGCCACAATTCAAACGAGCTCGTTTGGAGtaa
- the LOC100117703 gene encoding Succinate dehydrogenase [ubiquinone] iron-sulfur subunit-like protein, translated as MLQYIRILPSNRILWKWKSTATSIHLKTQYKAFSFTNKDGLRGNINTQISHLEQKSCANIFMIQKEPFIKIVKIYRWNPEKPTTKPYLQKFEVDLNKCGSMVLDILHYIKAELDPTLSFRRSCREGICGSCSMNINGINTLACITKVTRDQEKSLLIYPLPHTYTIRDLIPDMSHFLEQYKKIDPYLKRPQEHDFVGMRQLMQSERDRAKIDGLYECILCGCCSYACPPYWWAGEKYLGPAVLMQAYRWIIDSRDQTHEERLGKLRDFFSVFRCHTIFNCTKTCPKGLNPGRAIAELKRLVTGITDKEKPDMETPVPSRCRGESVTTQGP; from the exons atGTTACAATACATCAGAATACTACCATCAAATAGAATTTTGTGGAAATGGAAATCTACAGCTACATCAATTCATTTGAAAACACAGTATAAGGCATTTAGTTTTACAAATAAGGATGGATTGAGAGGCAACATTAATACACAAATAAGCCATTTAGAGCAAAAGTCATGTGCTAATATCTTTATGATTCAA AAAGAGCCGTTTATCAAGATTGTAAAAATCTATAGATGGAATCCTGAAAAACCAACCACTAAAccatatttacaaaaatttgaagTAGATCTGAATAAATGTGGATCAATGGTACTAGATATTCTGCATTACATAAAAGCAGAGTTAGATCCAACACTGAGCTTTCGACGATCATGTAGAGAAGGCATTTGTGGGAGTTGTTCAATGAATATAAATGGCATCAATACATTGGCTTGTATTAC GAAAGTTACTAGGGATCAAGAAAAATCTCTGCTTATATATCCTTTGCCTCACACCTACACAATTCGAGACCTGATACCAGATATGAGCCATTTTTTAgaacaatataaaaaaattgatcctTATTTAAAGCGGCCACAGGAACATGATTTTGTTGGAATGAGGCAGCTGATGCAAAGTGAAAGAGATCGAGCAAAAATTGACGGTTTGTACGAGTGCATTTTATGTGGCTGTTGCTCTTATGCTTGCCCTCCCTATTGGTGGGCAGGTGAAAAATATCTAGGTCCAGCAGTACTCATGCAA GCTTATCGCTGGATCATTGATTCCAGAGATCAAACCCATGAAGAAAGGCTTGGCAAATTGAGAGACTTTTTTTCTGTCTTTAGATGCCATACTATttttaattgcacaaaaaCTTGCCCTAAAGGCTTAAATCCAGGCAGAGCTATAGCTGAGTTAAAACGCTTAGTTACAGGTATAACAGATAAAGAAAAACCAGACATGGAAACTCCAGTACCAAGTCGATGTCGAGGAGAATCTGTAACTACACAGGGTCCTTAG
- the LOC100679458 gene encoding regulatory protein ada codes for MIECKIMKFDELGEQSDIEVSYSFQETPFGKCLIGFIENENTQKAVCYLSFTDNNENEILKNLKTKYSDAKFTEEPKKTKELIDDIFYKDTSRNVTPVQVLLKGTEFQMQVWEALTKIPMGTLTTYEKVAKSIDKPKATRAVANALKANQIGYLIPCHRVVCKSGCNKFGWGVQRKVNMQEFEVQYLKNEKPLKE; via the coding sequence ATGAttgaatgtaaaataatgaAGTTTGATGAACTAGGAGAGCAGTCTGATATTGAAGTCTCCTACTCATTTCAAGAAACTCCATTTGGAAAATGTTTGATTGGATTCATAGAGAATGAGAATACACAAAAGGCAGTTTGTTATTTGTCATTTACTGACAAcaatgaaaatgaaatattgaaaaatttaaagacAAAGTATTCTGATGCTAAATTTACTGAAGAGCCAAAAAAGACAAAAGAGCTAATcgatgatattttttataaagataCTTCAAGAAATGTTACCCCTGTGCAAGTTCTTTTGAAAGGAACAGAATTTCAAATGCAAGTTTGGGAAGCATTAACTAAAATTCCAATGGGAACCTTGACAACCTATGAAAAAGTAGCCAAGTCGATAGACAAGCCCAAGGCAACACGTGCAGTTGCAAATGCTTTGAAAGCTAATCAAATTGGATATTTAATACCTTGTCATCGAGTGGTTTGCAAATCTGGATGCAATAAGTTTGGTTGGGGAGTACAAAGGAAAGTAAATATGCAAGAATTTGAGGTCCAATatcttaaaaatgaaaaacctCTCAAAGAATGA
- the LOC116417633 gene encoding mediator of RNA polymerase II transcription subunit 30-like — protein sequence MTGQQRPLPTGFPNAQQNPMRNQFSGGQMIAGPMNPQQGMPSSQQFRSEAQAGFNPNPKALDALNAQQVMAKQQLMQRQQQIQQQVLLQQQQQQQQQQQQQTALAQQNKQVFVTPAAPQMPAPLQSQPPVTRPCSRDLNTAVLCKSGQDHVQEILSRTQEAFQMLKIIQPPNGNSQGQNLCVERKKRVQELVKTTTELFKRLRYIYEKCNENCQLQGMEYTYIESLIPVREEWDMKSADEKKASDAYKLACEELKEVKEQVVLKNKQLKEIIDHLRRIVSEVNTMMNMRRS from the exons ATGACTGGACAACAGCGTCCTTTACCCACGGGCTTCCCAAATGCCCAACAAAACCCAATGCGTAATCAATTCAGTGGAGGACAAATGATTGCAGGTCCAATGAACCCTCAGCAAG GCATGCCGAGCTCCCAACAATTTAGAAGTGAAGCACAAGCTGGATTTAATCCAAATCCAAAAGCATTGGACGCGTTGAATGCTCAGCAAGTTATGGCTAAACAACAGTTGATGCAGCGTCAGCAACAAATACAGCAGCAAGTGCTTttacaacagcagcagcaacaacaacaacaacaacaacaacaaactGCATTAGCGCAACAGAATAAACAGGTTTTTGTTACGCCCGCCGCACCACAAATGCCAGCTCCTCTGCAGTCTCAACCACCTGTGACAAGACCATGCAGTAGAGATTTGAACACGGCTGTTCTTTGCAAATCGGGACAGGATCACGTGCAGGAGATTCTTTCTAGAACTCAAGAGGCTTTTCAAatgctaaaaattattcagccTCCTAATG GTAATTCTCAAGGACAAAATTTATGTgttgaaaggaaaaaaagagtcCAGGAACTAGTAAAAACAACGACTGAACTTTTCAAGCGCTTGAGATACATATACGAAAAATGTAATGAGAATTGTCAACTTCAGGGCATGGAGTACACTTATATTGAAAGCTTGATTCCCGTTAGAGAAGAGTGGGACATGAAATCTGCGGATGAGAAAAAGGCTTCGGATGCTTACAAACTTGCTTGTGAGGAACTAAAGGAGGTAAAGGAG CAAGTTGTTTTGAAGAACAAACAACTGAAAGAAATTATTGATCATCTCAGGCGTATTGTCTCGGAAGTCAACACAATGATGAATATGCGTCGGTCTTAA